In Engraulis encrasicolus isolate BLACKSEA-1 chromosome 24, IST_EnEncr_1.0, whole genome shotgun sequence, a single genomic region encodes these proteins:
- the LOC134441450 gene encoding uncharacterized protein LOC134441450 isoform X5 codes for MEETTKRQPAFDTSNISIYRSPAAETKEDEEELMMKVRELERLNALIAEGKAMLAMKTPGTPPDCECPTQADKTPEILIKCPPHGFLPVLQQTPSTMDNHRTTALSEKSCGAEPYDPFEVDAEDENPMMEGSIKGLHHESQQQEVTAEEVGIGTGPYGGIDMVSPIEGQLLSKVKGAGIGGMDIVSHRKDRPFSEPEVEDEETYLYREKPGDCHPTCSKRLKSSDQCEKTERTHSTDKSEVPKLTFGELETIFLSMGFHFPQSSTVNQLGSKVDDAIKPHGTTPSLFSSHVDTHGSQVYNLFQVSEEEHGNEAMEASQREHGNQPVKAGVEEQWKQAMEAIPQQPEMGGHGKQLVEAFIEEHGNPLMETAIGQHGNRPLEEGTLVQPQEGLLGEDGNALSGYDLESSKQEGEDFFSRAKMDKEHNRSNDHETGGQTKCMDNHHQANKAIPKAVSLQHSQGPVTNSVETIWICGDGLVDLASRLANSPTYGMKLGHTIAGVRLYWKGELSMKWAGLVPLLHLLACDWPIPDMLIIHLGDDDIIMRDTEELQCAMERDLTFIHDLFPHCLIVWSDLLPNKISKQGSSALVVQDGIHDVVNRRMHAVVAALGGMALTHELLIPELYRHHGARFSRLVVEKLFLNIKQFVSQWSLEVERASEMCSPECHPPPCASSFTCSILDDSIHPKSTNSHSKHKERPPSHPPSLPKKQEQVGEGQVKPKEVRLSTETAKRSTGVMEAKQCMEQRTRSPELVKPCPVPDESSASTHLKSPNSHPKPKEKYLSTLVLKKQQVTEAKVMDQDTEEVKCTTDNAKQPTEDTMVASQSSEMLNQPMGSNWLKGMVNQPMVAYWFKGMVNQPMVASQSTEMVNQPMVAYWSKGMVNQPMVASQSTEVVNRPMVTSQSTEVVNQPMVTKRSTDVVKQPMVAKRPAEVVNQPMVAGQSTEVVNQPMVASQSTEVLNQPMVPSQSTEVVNQLMVASQSTEVVNQPIRAKRSAEVMCSSEEAKRSRFTSTIPDDLSTATCPKATNGHPNPKGKPSSTSLPTEQQVSEAKVMKQDTEEVKCTTDNAKQPTEDTMVASQSTEMLNQPMGSKRSAEVVNQPMVASQSTEVVNQPMVARQSTDMLNQPMGSKRSAEVVNQPMVASQSTEVVNQPMVASQSTEMLNQPMVASQSTEMVNQPMVANWSKGMVNQPVVTSQSTGMVNQPMGSKRSTDVVNQPMLASWSTEVVNQPIVESRSTEVVNQPIGAKQSAEVMSSSEEAKPSRFTSTIPDDSSAASCPKATNSHPNPKGKPSSTSLPTEQQVTKAKVMDQVTEEVKCTTDNAKQPTEDTMVASQSTEMLNQPMVASQSTEMLNQPMGSKRSTDVVNQPMVAKRSAEVVNRPMVTSQSTEVVNRPMVAGLSTEVVNQPMVASQSTEVLSQPMVASQSTEVVNHPLVASQSTEVVNRPIRAKRSAEVMCSSEEAKRSRFTSTIPDDSSTATCPKATNGHPNPKGKPCSTSLPTEQQVTEAKVMDQDTEEVKCTTDNAKQPTEDTMVASQSTEMLKQPMGSKRSTDVVNQPMLASRSTEVVNQPIVENRSTEVVNQPIGAKRSVEVMCSSEGAKPSRFTSTIPDDSSAGISPKATNSHPNPKGKPCSTSLPTEQQVGEEKYREAKRSTEERKLPTEEAKRSMEMEKQFTEVSRQSTEEPKQSPDDARWSREEARGAASAGARAVLAEKREALEAQKTALEAKLAKFAVSPTLRHTTEQQLKDLKIKLKIRKTIAKRVWIIGDSGVLISIQKHMFMRPVENGLVWKPYWIPLKGVTLSKVIQHLLDVCFSWPNPDMLIIHLGSSCDIPHGNLEEMVLTIQEHLLMIRRIFPQCALVWSDILSRTHRKTQGHEDAHSTDLASNRHEVNLRMRDIVKQLGGAAIAHGNIQPEHFVSESRMLSDEGVQLFKQNILALVDPWKWDHNYTQSLSEHLPEPTRPANHKETLGPSTDRTDHPITGCGIQKAARVVWICGNNFCGFARDSAKQQSIPLRSGTGSLEVVWKVVSKGRFPLKNLVRSEDKVIRQPDMVIIYLDGGDVRGNWESVVPNLKREMELLHTVFPECLLVWSDIFKGINLSTTDPGLDIINAIMHTAVTELGGRVVTHNNIGPDIFQGNNSKQVISRVTQRANLNIQEFVLKWETEISGLAQNTKPSPQ; via the exons ATGGAGGAAACCACAAAAAGACAGCCGGCTTTCGACACCTCTAATATCAGCATTTACAGATCCCCTGCAGCTGAGActaaagaagacgaagaagagctGATGATGAAAGTAAGAGAGCTGGAGAGACTCAATGCATTGATTGCTGAAGGAAAGGCTATGCTAGCCATGAAGACACCGGGCACACCCCCTGATTGTGAGTGCCCAACTCAAGCTGATAAGACCCCAGAGATTTTAATCAAATGCCCACCCCACGGCTTCCTCCCTGTCCTCCAACAAACACCTTCCACTATGGACAATCATAGAACTACAGCCCTATCTGAAAAAAGCTGTGGGGCTGAGCCGTATGATCCCTTTGAGGTTGATGCGGAAGATGAGAACCCGATGATGGAAGGAAGCATCAAGGGGCTACATCATGAATCGCAGCAGCAGGAAGTAACAGCTGAGGAGGTTGGGATTGGCACTGGACCTTATGGTGGCATTGATATGGTGTCACCCATAGAGGGTCAACTCCTCAGCAAGGTCAAGGGGGCTGGGATTGGTGGCATGGATATAGTCTCTCACAGGAAGGACCGGCCCTTCAGCGAGCCTGAGGTAGAGGATGAGGAGACTTATCTGTACAGAGAAAAGCCTGGTGACTGCCATCCTACCTGTAGCAAGCGCCTCAAGAGTTCAGACCAATGTGAGAAAACAGAACGAACACATAGCACGGACAAGAGTGAAGTACCTAAACTAACCTTTGGTGAACTTGAGACCATTTTCCTCTCCATGGGGTTTCATTTTCCCCAGAGCTCCACAGTTAACCAGCTGGGAAGTAAGGTAGATGATGCAATAAAGCCTCATGGCACAACGCCATCATTATTTTCATCTCATGTAGACACCCATGGCAGCCAAGTGTATAACCTTTTCCAAGTGAGTGAAGAAGAGCATGGAAATGAGGCCATGGAAGCATCCCAAAGAGAACATGGGAATCAGCCGGTCAAAGCTGGGGTAGAAGAGCAATGGAAGCAGGCTATGGAAGCAATCCCACAACAACCAGAGATGGGCGGCCATGGGAAGCAGCTTGTGGAAGCTTTCATAGAAGAGCATGGGAATCCACTCATGGAAACGGCCATAGGACAGCATGGAAATAGGCCTTTGGAAGAGGGAACATTAGTGCAGCCTCAAGAAGGACTTCTTGGGGAGGACGGAAATGCTTTAAGTGGCTATGACCTAGAGTCTTCTAAGCAGGAAGGGGAGGACTTCTTCAGTAGAGCCAAGATGGATAAGGAGCACAACAGGTCAAATGACCATGAAACAGGAGGCCAAACAAAATGTATGGACAATCATCATCAGGCAAATAAAGCCATTCCCAAAGCTGTCAGTCTTCAGCATTCACAAG GGCCTGTTACCAATAGTGTGGAAACGATATGGATTTGTGGCGATGGACTTGTGGATCTGGCATCCCGCTTGGCAAATTCACCAACATATGGCATGAAACTGGGACATACTATTGCCGGCGTCCGCTTGTACTGGAAGGGTGAGTTGTCCATGAAATGGGCAGGGCTTGTACCCCTATTGCACCTGCTTGCTTGTGATTGGCCAATTCCAGACATGCTAATCATCCACCTGGGTGAcgatgacatcatcatgagggaCACAGAGGAGCTTCAATGTGCCATGGAGAGAGACCTGACCTTTATACACGACCTCTTCCCCCACTGCCTCATTGTCTGGTCAGACCTGTTGCCGAACAAAATTTCCAAACAAGGTTCTTCAGCTCTGGTGGTCCAGGACGGGATTCATGACGTGGTAAATCGCAGAATGCATGCTGTGGTTGCAGCACTGGGTGGAATGGCCCTAACTCATGAACTCCTCATCCCAGAGCTCTACCGCCATCATGGGGCCCGATTCTCACGGCTCGTTGTGGAAAAGCTTTTCTTGAACATCAAACAATTTGTGAGTCAGTGGAGCTTGGAAGTGGAACGCGCTTCAGAGATGTGTTCCCCAGAGTGCCACCCTCCGCCCTGTGCTTCTTCATTCACCTGTTCCATCCTTGATGACTCCATTCATCCTAAGTCTACCAACAGTCACTCCAAGCACAAGGAAAGACCTCCCTCACATCCCCCCTCATTGCCAAAGAAG CAAGAGCAGGTTGGTGAGGGACAGGTAAAGCCCAAGGAGGTGAGACTGTCTACGGAGACGGCGAAGAGGTCTACAGGGGTGATGGAGGCAAAGCAGTGTATGGAACAGAGGACTCGATCCCCTGAGCTGGTGAAGCCCTGCCCTGTTCCTGACGAGTCGTCTGCTTCCACTCATCTTAAATCTCCCAACAGTCACCCCAAGCCTAAAGAAAAATATTTATCTACCTTGGTGCTTAAGAAG CAGCAGGTCACTGAGGCCAAGGTCATGGACCAGGACACGGAGGAGGTAAAGTGTACTACAGACAACGCCAAACAGCCTACAGAGGACACAATGGTGGCCAGCCAGTCCTCAGAGATGCTGAATCAACCAATGGGGTCAAATTGGTTAAAAGGGATGGTGAATCAGCCAATGGTGGCATATTGGTTTAAAGGGATGGTGAATCAACCAATGGTGGCAAGCCAGTCCACAGAGATGGTGAATCAGCCAATGGTGGCATATTGGTCAAAAGGGATGGTGAATCAACCAATGGTGGCAAGCCAGTCCACAGAGGTGGTGAATCGGCCAATGGTGACAAGCCAGTCCACAGAGGTGGTGAATCAGCCAATGGTGACAAAGCGGTCCACAGACGTGGTGAAACAGCCAATGGTGGCAAAGCGGCCTGCAGAGGTGGTGAATCAGCCGATGGTGGCAGGCCAGTCCACAGAGGTGGTGAATCAGCCAATGGTGGCCAGCCAGTCCACGGAGGTGTTGAATCAGCCAATGGTGCCCAGCCAGTCCACGGAGGTGGTGAATCAGCTAATGGTGGCCAGCCAGTCCACGGAGGTGGTTAATCAGCCAATCAGGGCAAAGCGGTCTGCGGAGGTGATGTGCTCTTCAGAAGAGGCAAAGCGTTCTAGATTCACCTCCACTATTCCTGATGACTTGTCTACTGCCACTTGTCCTAAAGCTACCAACGGTCACCCCAACCCCAAAGGAAAACCTTCTTCTACCTCATTGCCTACAGAG CAGCAGGTCTCTGAGGCCAAGGTCATGAAACAGGACACGGAGGAGGTAAAGTGTACTACAGACAACGCCAAACAGCCTACAGAGGACACAATGGTGGCCAGCCAGTCCACAGAGATGCTGAATCAACCAATGGGGTCAAAGCGGTCTGCAGAGGTGGTGAATCAGCCAATGGTGGCAAGCCAGTCCACAGAGGTGGTGAATCAGCCAATGGTGGCCAGACAGTCCACAGATATGCTGAATCAGCCAATGGGGTCAAAGCGGTCTGCAGAGGTGGTGAATCAGCCAATGGTGGCAAGCCAGTCCACAGAGGTGGTGAATCAACCAATGGTGGCCAGCCAGTCCACAGAGATGCTGAATCAGCCAATGGTGGCCAGCCAGTCCACAGAGATGGTGAATCAGCCAATGGTGGCAAATTGGTCAAAAGGGATGGTGAATCAACCAGTGGTGACCAGTCAGTCCACAGGGATGGTGAATCAGCCAATGGGGTCAAAGCGGTCCACAGACGTGGTGAATCAGCCAATGCTGGCAAGCTGGTCCACAGAGGTGGTGAATCAGCCAATTGTGGAAAGCCGGTCCACAGAGGTGGTTAATCAGCCAATCGGGGCTAAGCAGTCTGCGGAGGTGATGTCCTCTTCAGAAGAGGCAAAGCCTTCTAGATTCACCTCCACTATTCCTGACGACTCATCTGCTGCCTCTTGTCCTAAAGCTACCAACAGTCACCCCAACCCCAAAGGAAAACCTTCTTCTACCTCATTGCCTACAGAG CAGCAGGTCACTAAGGCCAAGGTCATGGACCAGGTCACGGAGGAGGTAAAGTGTACTACAGACAACGCCAAACAGCCTACAGAGGACACAATGGTGGCCAGCCAGTCCACAGAGATGCTGAATCAACCAATGGTGGCCAGCCAGTCCACAGAGATGCTGAATCAACCAATGGGGTCAAAGCGGTCCACAGACGTAGTGAATCAGCCAATGGTGGCAAAGCGGTCTGCAGAGGTGGTGAATCGGCCAATGGTGACCAGCCAGTCCACGGAGGTGGTGAATCGGCCAATGGTGGCAGGCCTGTCCACAGAGGTGGTGAATCAGCCAATGGTGGCCAGCCAGTCCACGGAGGTGTTGAGTCAGCCAATGGTGGCCAGCCAGTCCACGGAGGTGGTGAATCACCCACTGGTGGCCAGCCAGTCCACGGAGGTGGTTAATCGGCCAATCAGGGCAAAGCGGTCTGCGGAGGTGATGTGCTCTTCAGAAGAGGCAAAGCGTTCTAGATTCACCTCCACTATTCCTGATGACTCGTCTACTGCCACTTGTCCTAAAGCTACTAACGGTCACCCCAACCCCAAAGGAAAACCTTGTTCTACCTCATTGCCTACAGAG CAGCAGGTCACTGAGGCCAAGGTCATGGACCAGGACACGGAGGAGGTAAAGTGCACTACAGACAACGCCAAACAGCCTACAGAGGACACAATGGTGGCCAGCCAGTCCACAGAGATGCTGAAACAGCCAATGGGGTCAAAGCGGTCCACAGACGTGGTGAATCAGCCAATGCTGGCAAGCCGGTCCACCGAGGTGGTGAATCAGCCAATTGTGGAAAACCGGTCCACAGAGGTGGTTAATCAGCCAATCGGGGCAAAGCGGTCTGTGGAGGTGATGTGCTCTTCAGAAGGGGCAAAGCCTTCTAGATTCACCTCCACTATTCCTGATGACTCATCGGCTGGCATTTCTCCTAAAGCTACCAACAGTCACCCCAACCCCAAAGGAAAACCTTGTTCTACCTCATTGCCTACAGAG CAACAGGTCGGAGAGGAAAAGTATAGGGAGGCAAAACGTTCTACAGAGGAGAGAAAATTACCTACAGAGGAGGCAAAACGGTCTATGGAGATGGAAAAACAGTTCACAGAGGTGTCAAGGCAGTCTACAGAGGAACCGAAACAGTCTCCGGATGACGCAAGATGGTccagagaggaggcgagaggggcTGCTTCGGCGGGGGCGCGTGCAGTATTGGCGGAAAAGCGGGAGGCTCTGGAGGCACAGAAGACGGCATTGGAGGCCAAGCTGGCTAAATTTGCAGTTAGCCCAACACTGCGTCACACCACAG AACAACAACTTAAAGACCTGAAGATTAAACTGAAGATTCGAAAAACTATAGCCAAAAGGGTCTGGATTATTGGGGACTCTGGAGTGTTGATATCCATCCAAAAGCATATGTTTATGCGCCCGGTTGAAAATGGCCTTGTTTGGAAACCTTACTGGATACCGTTAAAGGGTGTGACCTTATCCAAGGTCATTCAGCATCTGCTGGATGTCTGTTTCTCCTGGCCCAATCCGGACATGCTGATCATCCATCTTGGATCATCCTGTGACATCCCACATGGGAACCTGGAGGAGATGGTGTTGACCATCCAGGAGCACCTGCTCATGATCCGACGGATCTTCCCCCAATGCGCCCTGGTGTGGTCGGACATCCTGTCAAGGACGCACAGGAAAACACAAGGACATGAGGATGCCCACAGCACTGACCTGGCCAGTAACCGACATGAGGTCAATCTGAGAATGCGCGATATAGTCAAGCAACTTGGAGGAGCAGCGATCGCACATGGAAACATTCAGCCAGAGCACTTTGTCTCAGAAAGCCGCATGCTCTCTGACGAGGGTGTGCAGTTGTTTAAGCAGAACATCTTAGCCCTTGTTGATCCATGGAAGTGGGACCACAACTATACCCAGAGTCTTTCAGAACATCTTCCTGAACCCACGAGACCTGCAAACCACAAGGAAACGCTGGGACCATCAACTGATAGAACCGATCATCCCATCACAG GCTGTGGTATCCAGAAGGCTGCGCGAGTGGTGTGGATTTGTGGGAACAATTTCTGTGGATTTGCCAGAGATTCGGCAAAACAGCAAAGTATTCCACTGCGAAGCGGCACTGGCTCGCTGGAGGTGGTTTGGAAAGTAGTCAGTAAAGGGAGGTTTCCCTTGAAGAACCTGGTGAGATCAGAGGACAAGGTCATTCGCCAACCAGACATGGTCATCATCTACCTGGACGGTGGTGATGTGAGAGGAAACTGGGAATCAGTTGTGCCCAACCTCAAGAGggaaatggagttactgcacacTGTCTTCCCAGAGTGCCTCCTTGTGTGGTCTGATATCTTCAAGGGAATTAATTTGAGCACCACAGATCCTGGTCTGGACATCATTAACGCCATAATGCACACTGCAGTTACTGAACTGGGTGGAAGAGTTGTTACTCACAACAACATCGGGCCAGACATTTTTCAAGGCAACAATAGTAAACAGGTTATTTCCAGAGTGACCCAAAGAGCCAACCTCAACATCCAGGAGTTTGTGTTGAAGTGGGAGACAGAGATCAGTGGCTTAGCACAGAACACAAAGCCCTCACCACAATGA